Proteins co-encoded in one Vibrio sp. SNU_ST1 genomic window:
- a CDS encoding isocitrate lyase, giving the protein MSQITQDIEKIEVAKSAAGAPWDAINPESAARMRAQNKFKTGLDIAQYTADIMRADMAAYDEDSSQYTQSLGCWHGFIGQQKLISIKKHFDGKTDRRYLYLSGWMVAALRSDFGPLPDQSMHEKTSVAGLVEELYTFLRQADARELGGLFRQLDAAREAGDVNQQDLIQDKIDNHVTHVVPIIADIDAGFGNAEATYLMAKQMIEAGACCLQIENQVADEKQCGHQDGKVTVPHADFHAKLRALRYAFLELGIDNGIIVARTDSQGAGLTKEIAVVKEPGDQGDIYNSYLDVEEIDVADMAEGDVCFNRDGKLVRPKRLPSGLYQFREGTGEDRCVFDCIEAINAGADLLWIETEKPHIGQIKEMMDGVREVHPNAKLVYNNSPSFNWTLNFRQQAYDAMAAAGKDVSAYDRASLMSAEYDETELSASADEKIRTFQADASREAGIFHHLITLPTYHTAALSTDNLAKEYFGDQGMLGYVANVQRKEIRQGIACVKHQNMSGSDMGDDHKEYFAGENALKAAGEANTSNQFD; this is encoded by the coding sequence ATGTCGCAAATTACACAAGATATCGAAAAGATTGAAGTTGCAAAAAGCGCTGCTGGTGCTCCATGGGATGCAATCAACCCTGAATCTGCAGCTCGTATGCGAGCTCAAAACAAATTCAAAACAGGTCTGGATATTGCGCAATACACGGCAGATATTATGCGTGCAGACATGGCGGCTTACGACGAAGACAGCTCTCAATACACTCAGTCTCTGGGTTGCTGGCATGGTTTCATCGGCCAACAAAAGCTGATTTCTATTAAGAAGCATTTTGATGGTAAGACAGACCGTCGTTACCTATACCTTTCAGGTTGGATGGTTGCGGCACTTCGCTCTGACTTCGGTCCACTTCCAGACCAATCTATGCATGAAAAAACGTCAGTTGCTGGCCTAGTAGAAGAGCTATACACCTTCCTACGCCAAGCGGATGCTCGTGAGCTAGGTGGCTTATTCCGTCAGCTAGACGCGGCACGTGAAGCGGGCGATGTTAACCAACAAGACCTTATCCAAGACAAAATCGACAACCACGTAACACACGTAGTACCAATCATTGCCGATATCGATGCTGGTTTCGGTAACGCAGAAGCGACTTACCTAATGGCTAAGCAGATGATTGAAGCGGGTGCTTGTTGTCTACAAATCGAAAACCAAGTAGCCGATGAGAAGCAATGTGGTCACCAAGACGGCAAAGTAACGGTTCCTCATGCTGACTTCCACGCGAAACTTCGCGCACTTCGTTACGCTTTCCTTGAACTAGGGATCGACAACGGCATCATTGTTGCTCGTACCGACTCACAAGGTGCTGGTCTAACAAAAGAAATCGCAGTAGTGAAAGAGCCAGGCGACCAAGGTGACATCTACAACTCATACCTAGATGTTGAAGAGATTGATGTTGCAGACATGGCTGAAGGTGATGTTTGCTTTAACCGCGACGGCAAGCTAGTTCGACCTAAGCGTCTGCCTTCAGGCCTATACCAATTCCGCGAAGGTACGGGTGAAGATCGCTGTGTATTCGACTGTATCGAAGCAATCAACGCAGGTGCTGATCTACTTTGGATTGAGACTGAAAAACCACACATTGGTCAAATTAAAGAGATGATGGATGGCGTACGTGAAGTTCACCCTAACGCGAAACTGGTTTACAACAACTCTCCATCATTTAACTGGACGCTAAACTTCCGTCAGCAAGCATACGATGCAATGGCAGCAGCAGGTAAAGATGTATCAGCTTACGACCGTGCAAGCCTAATGAGTGCGGAATACGATGAAACTGAACTGTCTGCAAGTGCTGACGAGAAGATTCGTACATTCCAAGCGGACGCATCTCGCGAAGCGGGTATCTTCCACCACTTGATTACTCTACCGACTTACCACACAGCAGCACTGTCTACCGACAACCTTGCAAAAGAATACTTCGGTGACCAAGGCATGCTGGGCTACGTTGCTAACGTTCAACGTAAAGAGATCCGCCAAGGTATTGCATGTGTTAAACACCAAAACATGTCTGGTTCAGACATGGGTGATGACCACAAAGAGTACTTTGCTGGTGAAAATGCACTAAAAGCAGCGGGTGAAGCGAATACGTCTAATCAATTTGATTAA
- a CDS encoding LysR family transcriptional regulator, with product MNISRIDLNLLVYLDMLLRERNVTRAANQLGITQPAMSNGLRRLRDLFEDPLLVRTSEGMVPTERAHKLQPLIRNILANVEKTLQPTTEFNAEDSERVFRIMASDYAESTIIQPLLKKLSEIAPKIRLDIMTPSDVSYQDVEQGTVDIIINRFDDIPQSFHQMSLWHDGFSCLFSCDNPIAENFDILSYLKAQHIWVSKTGMGTGVGINPSEAQKLGWIDEALMRIGKTRNITVFTRHYLSAILFAQQKNLILTIPTKAAQLQRNNPRLLIKPAPFAIEPFEVKMAWSPLLQTNPDHQWMRRLIKSVANEIESGVTE from the coding sequence ATGAATATTTCTCGTATAGACCTCAATTTACTTGTGTATTTAGACATGTTGCTACGTGAAAGAAACGTAACGCGTGCGGCAAATCAATTGGGCATTACTCAGCCAGCCATGAGTAATGGCCTACGCCGATTGCGCGATCTGTTTGAAGATCCGCTATTGGTGAGAACCAGTGAAGGGATGGTTCCAACCGAACGAGCACATAAGTTGCAACCATTGATTCGAAACATTCTGGCGAACGTCGAAAAGACGCTTCAGCCGACCACAGAGTTTAATGCTGAAGACAGTGAGCGTGTGTTTCGTATCATGGCGAGTGACTATGCTGAGTCGACCATTATTCAGCCGCTATTGAAAAAGTTGAGTGAAATAGCACCGAAAATACGATTGGATATCATGACACCAAGTGACGTGAGTTATCAGGATGTGGAGCAAGGCACTGTTGATATTATCATCAACCGTTTTGACGACATTCCACAGTCGTTCCACCAGATGAGCCTTTGGCATGACGGGTTTTCTTGCCTATTTAGTTGTGATAACCCGATAGCCGAGAACTTCGATATTTTGTCTTATCTAAAGGCGCAACACATCTGGGTAAGTAAGACGGGTATGGGCACGGGTGTTGGGATAAACCCAAGCGAAGCACAAAAACTCGGGTGGATTGATGAAGCACTAATGCGCATTGGTAAAACACGTAATATCACGGTGTTCACACGACACTACCTGTCGGCGATTCTCTTCGCTCAACAGAAGAACCTGATCCTGACCATCCCAACCAAAGCCGCGCAATTGCAGCGCAATAACCCTAGGCTGTTAATCAAACCCGCCCCATTCGCTATTGAACCCTTTGAGGTGAAAATGGCTTGGAGTCCATTGTTGCAAACCAATCCCGACCATCAGTGGATGCGCCGATTGATTAAAAGTGTCGCCAATGAAATAGAGAGTGGCGTGACGGAATAA
- a CDS encoding malate synthase G, giving the protein MSSRIQQGSLNIDSTLYQLINDQVIPGTGIVAEDFWQSFATILEDLAPKNRALLIKRDDLQHQIDVWHQERAGQTLDAAEYKQFLQQIGYLVAEGEDFQVTTASVEPEIATQAGPQLVVPIMNARFALNAANARWGSLYDALYGTDVISESDGAEKGGSFNPVRGAKVVSYARGFLDDAAPLNGVSHKDVTKYSISNVSIGNTLTATLDNGEEVTLIDRNQFIGYQGDASAPSSILLKHNNLHIEIQIDPSAPIGSVDVAGIKDVLVESALTTIMDCEDSVAAVDGEDKALAYRNWLGLMKGDLQESLEKNGKTIVRNLNPDRQYTSVTGGEISLKGRSMLFIRNVGHLMTNPAIIDADGNEVPEGIMDGMITSLIAMHDLKGNSAYQNSTANSINIVKPKMHGPEEVAFTNELFGRIEDALGLERFTIKVGIMDEERRTSVNLKECIRAAKDRVVFINTGFLDRTGDEIHTSMEAGPFAPKTQLKTMTWIGAYEDQNVDLGLACGLQGKAQIGKGMWPEPDNMAKMMDAKIGHPQAGANTAWVPSPTAATLHALHYHKVSVPSRQKELRERVRANVDDILTIPLLGNQKLTAKDIQNELDNNTQGILGYVVRWIDQGVGCSKVPDINDVGLMEDRATLRISSQHIANWLRHGICDEAQVMKTMKRMAAVVDEQNARDPSYQNMAPDFENSIAFSAACQLVFEGCAQPSGYTEPVLHAMRLKLKGTAQ; this is encoded by the coding sequence ATGAGCAGTCGTATTCAACAGGGAAGCTTGAACATTGATAGCACCCTCTACCAATTAATTAATGATCAGGTCATTCCTGGAACAGGCATTGTCGCTGAAGACTTTTGGCAATCTTTTGCAACCATCCTTGAAGATTTGGCTCCAAAGAACCGCGCATTGCTTATCAAGCGTGACGATCTTCAACATCAAATTGACGTTTGGCACCAAGAGCGTGCTGGACAAACGCTAGATGCGGCAGAGTACAAACAATTCTTACAGCAGATTGGCTACTTAGTCGCTGAGGGCGAAGACTTTCAAGTCACCACCGCAAGCGTTGAGCCTGAAATTGCAACACAAGCGGGCCCGCAGCTTGTTGTACCTATTATGAATGCACGTTTTGCACTTAACGCGGCTAATGCGCGTTGGGGCAGTTTATACGATGCGCTTTACGGCACCGATGTCATCAGCGAAAGTGATGGTGCAGAAAAGGGTGGAAGCTTTAATCCTGTACGTGGCGCTAAAGTAGTGAGCTACGCTCGAGGTTTCCTTGATGATGCTGCACCTCTCAACGGTGTCTCTCATAAAGACGTGACCAAATACAGCATCAGCAACGTCAGCATTGGTAATACACTAACAGCGACCTTAGACAATGGCGAAGAAGTCACTCTAATCGATCGCAACCAGTTCATTGGTTACCAGGGTGATGCAAGTGCACCTTCAAGCATTCTGCTTAAGCACAATAATCTCCATATCGAAATTCAAATTGACCCGAGCGCGCCAATTGGCAGCGTTGATGTGGCTGGTATTAAAGATGTGCTGGTGGAATCGGCTCTCACCACCATTATGGATTGCGAAGACTCAGTAGCTGCGGTTGATGGTGAAGATAAAGCTCTGGCTTATCGTAACTGGTTAGGTTTGATGAAGGGTGACCTACAAGAGTCGCTAGAGAAAAACGGCAAAACCATTGTTCGTAATTTGAACCCAGATCGTCAATACACCAGTGTGACGGGAGGCGAGATCTCGCTGAAAGGTCGCAGCATGTTGTTCATCCGCAACGTGGGCCACCTGATGACCAACCCTGCTATTATTGATGCTGACGGTAACGAAGTACCTGAAGGCATTATGGATGGCATGATCACTTCGCTAATCGCGATGCATGATTTAAAAGGCAACAGCGCGTACCAAAACTCGACCGCGAACAGTATCAATATAGTTAAACCTAAGATGCATGGTCCTGAAGAAGTCGCCTTCACCAATGAACTGTTTGGTCGCATTGAAGATGCGTTAGGCCTAGAGCGATTCACGATCAAAGTCGGCATCATGGACGAAGAGCGCCGTACTTCAGTCAACCTAAAAGAATGTATTCGCGCCGCCAAAGACCGTGTCGTGTTTATCAACACCGGCTTCTTAGACCGAACCGGAGATGAAATTCACACCAGTATGGAAGCTGGGCCATTTGCGCCTAAAACACAGCTGAAAACCATGACTTGGATTGGCGCATACGAAGATCAGAATGTTGATCTTGGCTTAGCTTGTGGCCTGCAAGGTAAAGCCCAGATTGGTAAAGGTATGTGGCCAGAGCCAGACAATATGGCGAAGATGATGGACGCGAAAATCGGACACCCACAAGCAGGTGCAAATACCGCTTGGGTTCCTTCTCCAACGGCAGCAACTTTGCATGCGCTCCACTATCACAAAGTGAGTGTACCGAGCCGTCAGAAAGAGCTTCGTGAGCGTGTGAGAGCAAATGTCGACGATATTCTAACTATCCCGCTATTAGGTAATCAAAAGCTGACGGCTAAAGATATCCAAAATGAATTGGACAACAATACTCAAGGAATTCTTGGTTACGTAGTTCGTTGGATTGACCAAGGAGTCGGTTGTTCGAAAGTGCCAGATATTAACGATGTAGGGCTAATGGAAGACCGCGCGACATTGCGTATTTCGAGCCAACACATTGCCAACTGGTTACGCCACGGCATTTGCGATGAAGCCCAAGTAATGAAAACCATGAAACGTATGGCGGCAGTGGTTGATGAGCAAAATGCAAGGGATCCAAGCTACCAAAATATGGCGCCAGATTTTGAAAACAGCATTGCATTCTCAGCGGCTTGTCAGCTGGTATTTGAAGGCTGTGCTCAGCCGAGTGGTTATACCGAGCCAGTGTTGCATGCTATGCGACTGAAGCTGAAAGGAACTGCACAATAA